A single genomic interval of Apis cerana isolate GH-2021 linkage group LG2, AcerK_1.0, whole genome shotgun sequence harbors:
- the LOC107999599 gene encoding uncharacterized protein LOC107999599 isoform X5 — MDPILFSFRVKFYPPDPLRLKEEITRYQVYQQLKRDLLHGRLYCSPGEAALLAACIVQSELGDYDPKLHEGNYISEHKLLLKQTEAIEEKAMKLHQTELKGFTPQQAETHFLRLASQLDTYAVDPHPVKDQKGAQLYLGINHCGILTFQGSRKTHHFRWPEVQKINYEGKMFIVHLTISEDVRTKKKHTVGFKCPTGSNCRHVWRCAIEQMLFFTLPRASDAPVVSGGSIFSWGTKFKYTGRTEKEVLEETGPLRKEEPPIQRCQTTCLRRKASSVPATPSTPSQDLVEIRYSSLPRSCHSAGLDGAGMSEGSTGVPFSSPYCPDNTLPLLEPVSEDQEIHSRRNNAVDENDTHVRATHNTTTTTTTTTTITFNTTTNRTKVRMKCPKNTLNRPQPLYSQKIVIGSEELVGRDIDNVVRQRINTFEKSPKVVRSTALIIKSSKISAESLKAGKEIANETYVFPTPDSGTIITTVIDDGPFDSNTVGKILRRSNEQVSMLVRQENEVECRGIGTMTKTANGYIASETTDVEDVRNEVEATKRRERTVGQHEGVINDYYFRDSFDHSSSESQLLDASGKPHSRSVTPVPKMQKLQNAKEFHQQQQQQLQQTGRRSKSRHKSLRITRLFIPAFMLTITVLFTVIVLVFETDTTLFNNLRKTPEMVALKNQYYVPIKEFLRTKLGLF, encoded by the exons ATGGACCCGATTCTGTTTAGTTTTCGCGTGAAATTTTATCCACCGGATCCTCTGAGGCTGAAGGAAGAAATAACTAGGTATCAAGTTTACCAGCAGCTTAAGAGGGACCTTCTTCATGGACGACTATATTGCAGTCCAGGTGAAGCAGCGCTGCTGGCGGCGTGCATCGTGCAAA gcgAATTAGGGGATTATGATCCTAAACTTCACGAAGGAAACTACATTTCCGAGCATAAATTATTGCTTAAACAGACGGAAGCTATTGAAGAAAAGGCTATGAAACTGCATCAAACAGAATTGAAGGGATTCACTCCACAGCAAGCAGAAACTCATTTCCTTAGGTTAGCATCACAGTTGGATACATATGCTGTTGATCCACACCCCGTAAAG GACCAAAAAGGTGCACAACTATATCTTGGTATTAATCATTGTGGAATTCTGACATTCCAAGGATCTCGTAAAACACATCATTTCCGCTGGCCGGAGGTTCAGAAAATCAACTACGAAGGGAAAATGTTTATTGTACATTTAACAATAAGTgag GACGTAAGAACGAAG AAAAAGCACACAGTTGGGTTTAAGTGTCCCACGGGATCGAACTGCCGCCACGTTTGGAGATGCGCCATCGAgcaaatgttatttttcac attacCTAGGGCATCGGATGCACCGGTTGTAAGCGGTGGATCCATTTTCTCCTGgggtacaaaatttaaatatactggTAGAACAGAAAAAGAGGTATTAGAAGAAACGGGTCCACTTCGGAAAGAAGAACCACCTATACAGCGATGTCAAACTACGTGTCTTAGAAGAAAAGCTAGTAGTGTGCCAGCAACCCCTAGTACTCCTAGTCAAGATCTTGTTGAAATAA gaTATTCCAGTTTGCCACGTAGCTGTCATAGCGCAGGTTTAGACGGTGCGGGAATGTCAGAAGGTAGTACTGGCGTTCCATTCAGTTCGCCTTACTGTCCAGATAATACTTTGCCACTGCTAGAACCTGTTTCGGAGGACCAAGAAATTCATAGCAGAAGAAACAATG CAGTAGACGAAAATGATACGCATGTGAGAGCCACCCACAAcaccaccactaccaccacTACCACTACCACCATCACTTTCAACACCACCACAAATCGTACGAAAGTTAGAATGAAATGTCCCAAGAACACGCTGAACCGACCTCAACCGTTGTACAGTCAAAAAATAGTGATAGGCTCGGAGGAATTAGTCGGGCGTGACATCGATAACGTCGTCAGGCAACGTATAAATACCTTCGAAAAGAGTCCGAAGGTTGTCAGATCGACCGCCTTGATAATAAAGAGTTCTAAAATATCGGCGGAGTCATTGAAAGCTGGTAAAGAGATCGCGAACGAGACTTACGTATTCCCGACACCCGATTCGGGAACGATTATCACAACAGTGATAGATGACGGTCCGTTCGATTCTAACACCGTCGGTAAGATCTTGCGCAGGTCCAACGAGCAGGTAAGCATGCTCGTTCGTCAGGAGAATGAGGTTGAATGTCGCGGCATCGGAACCATGACGAAAACGGCAAACGGTTACATTGCATCGGAAACAACTGACGTCGAAGACGTTAGAAACGAAGTCGAAGCCACGAAACGACGGGAAAGGACAG tCGGTCAGCATGAAGGTGTAATTAACGACTATTACTTTAGAGATTCTTTTGATCATTCGTCATCGGAAAGTCAGTTATTGGATGCATCTGGAAAACCGCACAGTCGTTCGGTGACGCCTGTACCGAAAATGCAAAAACTTCAAAACGCAAAAGAATTTcatcaacaacaacaacaacaattgcAGCAAACTGGTCGACGTTCAAAATCAAGGCATAAGAGTCTTCGAATCACGAGGCTTTTCATTCCAGCTTTCATGCTCACGATCACAGTTTTGTTCACTGTGATCGTTTTGGTATTTGAAACAGACACAacgctttttaataatttgcgtAAGACGCCAGAAATGGTGGCCTTAAAGAACCAATATTATGTCCCCATCAAGGAGTTCTTGAGGACAAAGCTCGGCCTATTTTGA